CCGTCGTGGAGCGCGAACTGGAGCTGCGGCTCGTCCTGTCCGCCGGGCGCAGTGTCGCCGTCCCGGCCCGGCTGGGCTACCGCACCGACGACCCGTACGCCGTCCACCTCGCCTTCCACGTCGACTCCGAGTCCCCGGTGCACTGGACGTTCGCCCGGGAGCTGCTGGTGGAGGGGGTGTTCCGGCCGTGCGGGCAGGGTGACGTACGGGTGTGGCCGTCGCGGTCGCGGGGGCGCGGCGTGGTGCTGCTGGGGCTGAGCTCACCGGACGGGGACGCGCTGCTGGAGGCCCCGGCGGCACAGGTGTCGGCGTGGCTGGAGCGGACGTTGCGGGTGGTGCCGCCGGGCACGGAGGGCGGGCAGCCCGGCCTCGACGACGCTCTCGCCCGGCTCCTCGCCCGGTGAACCGGCACCGGCCGGAGCCGGCCCGGGGTCAGAACAGCTTGCCCGGGTTGAGGATGCCCAGCGGGTCGAAGAGCTGTTTGACGGCCCGCTGCATCTCCAGGCCGACCGGGCCGAGTTCCCGGGCCAGCCACTCCTTCTTCAGCACGCCGACGCCGTGTTCGCCGGTGATGGTGCCGCCGAGTTCCAGGCCGAGGGCCATGATCTCGTCGAACGACTCGCGGGCGCGCCGGGCCTCGTCGGGGTCGGCCGCGTCGAAGCACACGGTGGGGTGGGTGTTGCCGTCGCCCGCGTGCGCGCAGACCCCGATGGTCAGCCCGTACTTCCCGGCGATGCGCTCGACGCCGTCGAGCAGGTCCCCGAGCCGGGTGCGGGGCACGCAGACGTCGTCGATCATCGTGGTGCCCTTGACGGCCTCCAGCGCGTTGAGCGACAGCCGGCGCGCCTGGAGCAGCAGTTCGGACTCGGCGGTGTCGTCGGCGGGCACCACCTGGGTGGCGCCGGCGGCCTCGCACAGCGCGCCGACGGCGGCGAGGTCGGCGGCCGGGTCCGGGGTGTCGAACGCGGCGAGCAGCAGTGCCTCGGTGCTCTCGGGGAGTCCCATGTGGGCGAGGTCGTTGACGGCCCGGACCGTGGTGCGGTCCATGAGTTCGAGGAGTGACGGGGCGTGCCCGCCCGCCATGATCCGGCAGACCGCGTCGCAGGCGGCGCCGGCGGACGCGA
Above is a genomic segment from Streptomyces glaucescens containing:
- a CDS encoding FAD-binding oxidoreductase → MSRSHLIDRLLAGLPAEAVLTDPDVTVSYAHDMASFCPAGTPAVVVLPRTVEQVQHVMRTATELRVPVVPQGARTGLSGGANAADDCVVLSLTKMDRIIEIDPVDRIAVVEPGVVNAALTRAVNEHGLHYPPDPSSWEMCTIGGNIGTAAGGLCCVKYGVTAEYVLGLDVVLADGRLLSTGRRTAKGVAGYDLTRLFVGSEGSLGIVVRAVLALKPRPPRQLVLAAEFASAGAACDAVCRIMAGGHAPSLLELMDRTTVRAVNDLAHMGLPESTEALLLAAFDTPDPAADLAAVGALCEAAGATQVVPADDTAESELLLQARRLSLNALEAVKGTTMIDDVCVPRTRLGDLLDGVERIAGKYGLTIGVCAHAGDGNTHPTVCFDAADPDEARRARESFDEIMALGLELGGTITGEHGVGVLKKEWLARELGPVGLEMQRAVKQLFDPLGILNPGKLF
- a CDS encoding SsgA family sporulation/cell division regulator, with translation MGTVVERELELRLVLSAGRSVAVPARLGYRTDDPYAVHLAFHVDSESPVHWTFARELLVEGVFRPCGQGDVRVWPSRSRGRGVVLLGLSSPDGDALLEAPAAQVSAWLERTLRVVPPGTEGGQPGLDDALARLLAR